TATGCAGTATAATCCGGTCGTTGTTGTAATTATCATCTTTATAATAGGAATAGTGCTTGTGTACTATGTCATGAAGAATGTGTCAAACAAGAAAAATATTTCTGATAATCAGTCTCTTGGTTTAACTGAAATTCGGGCAGTACTTGAAGATGAAGTCGATTTTTACAAGCAGTTGAATCCGGAAGAGCAACTGAAATTTTGCCACCGTGTATCTTATTTTTTAAACACAACTAGGATTTCTGCCGAGAAAGGAGTGCAGATTGTCAACGCAGATAAGATCCTGGTAGCAGCAAGTGCGACTATTCCTTTGTTTCATTTCGAAAACTGGTCTTACGAAAATCTGGATGAAGTCCTCATCTATCCCGGAACGTTTAGCGAAAAGTTTAATACAGAAGAAGGGGATCGTAATATCCTGGGTATGGTAGGAGACGGAGTATTAGGGAGAAAGATGATATTGTCTTTATCAGCACTTCGTAATGGTTTCCGCTCGGGAAGTGGTGAGAATACAGCGATTCATGAATTTGTTCATCTTATCGATAAAGCGGATGGAGAAACGGATGGTATTCCGGAATACCTTATTCCAAAATCATTGATTCATCCATGGTTGAAAGAGATGCACAAAACCATCAGCATGATTAAAAGAGACAAATCCGATATTCGCGAATATGCAGCAACTAACGAAGCCGAATTTCTGGCTGTAACATCTGAATACTTCTTTCAGAAACCAAAGCTGCTCAAGGAAGATCATCCGGAGCTCTTTGAATTACTTTCTGAGATTTACGAAAAGAAAGATGCATAATTTATTATAGATAGCATATCAACCAAAAACGGGAGAAGTGAATAAAAAATCACTTCTCCCGTTTTTTTGAAATGTTCAGCTTATTTCGTTTCCAGTTAATAGCCTGTATTTTGTTTTAAATTAGGGTTCACCGCAATCTGCTGGCTTGGAATAGGGTAGACCAGTGTCTTCGGATCTGCGTCAGCAGCTTTTTCCTGCCAGGCCAGTAGAAATTTACCAAAACGGATCAGATCCTGTCTCCGCCAGCCTTCCCAATACAATTCTCTGGCACGTTCATCCAGCAAAGCATCTAGAGTCAAAGTCGTAAAAGAACTCACACCTCGTTTGGTCCGTATACTGTTTACCAGATCAAGAGCATCTCCCGGAGCACCAGTGCCACCTCTCAGTATCGCTTCTGCCTGCATCAGCAGTACATCCGAATAGCGATATACAACCCAGTCGTTATTTCTTTGTCCTGTTACCGCATAATCAAATGCATATTTCATAGGGCGGATACCGGCTGTCTCCAGCGTTGCCCCGGAAGTACGTATTGTGACTTCACGGGTAAAGGAAAGTGGCGCATTAGCCGGGTTTCTGGCCATAAGTGGCCGGTTTGTAGTCCAGTTATACTGTTGTCCGGCAAAGAATCCTACATTCTGACGATGATATCCTTTACTCTTATTAGAGGTTGTATCGGCAGGATAATCATAATAAATACCTCTTCTTTCATCAGAATCTGCAAACTTATCGTAATAGTCTGACAAGGTACACCAGCCATTCCATCCTCCCGGATTCATATTATAATGAGCAATCGTGTTCCATGTTCTGTCCACATTTCCTCCTCTTTCTCCGTTTTTGTTAAATAATGTGTAAATATTTTCTGTAGACTTTACATCATTGTCAGGAGCAAAATTGTCAAAATATTTTCCTGCAGCAGATACCGTATAGGCACCAGATGCTGTAATTTCTTTTGCTAAGGTAATAACCTGATTCATATCCTCTGCCGCGAAAGAAGGAGCCTGTCTGTTCAGAAAAGTTCCCTTATTCAGATAGATTTTCATCAGCAAGACTTTAGCTGCATTTTTATTTGCAACATAAGCTTCTCTGGGACCATTTGCAGGAAGACTGTTTATTATTTCATTGAGGTCTTTTACCATATAATCTATAGCTGCCTGTGGCTGCAATACCTCTGGAGGTATCCTGAAGTCTTCGACTGAGGCTCCTTGACGTAATGGAACTACACCATAAAGATCCAGCATATCAAACATAGCCAGAGCACGGATAAACCGGGCTTCTGCAGCCTGTTGTGCACTGGGTTGGTAGCGCAATACATTTCCTGCATTGTAAATCGTCGTGCCAAGACTGACGAAGGTATTGTTCATATAGCCATTGTCTGCATTCCAGGTGTGCAGATGTATAGCACGGTGCATACCATTATCATCCCAGTCACCACCCCGGGTAGGTGCCATAGCCGCATCTGTAGACACTTCCTGCATCACCCAGCGTTGTTCCTGTTGATAGGGTGTATTCAACGAATTGTAAGCGGTAACCAATAAAGCGCCAGGTTCTACATTTGACGTTCCTTCCTCCAGTTCTCCCTTAAACTCTTCATTCAGCTTTGTACAGGAAACTGTACCTGCGACAACTGAACCTGCGATTGTTATATATATTAAAGATCTTAATTTCATCTGTTTGTGTTTTTTAATGATTATCAATTATCAGGTGATACATGTCTAAAGTGAGAAATTGACTCCGAAAAGAATATTTCTCGCCGGCGGATAAGGCAGATACTCAATACCAAGAGACGGAATACCATTGTTTGCCCCGTCTGTATTCACTTCAGGATCGAAACCTGTATACTTCGTTATAATAAAGAGGTTTTGTCCTGTTAAAGAAACATTCAGATTCTTTAATGTTTTACCAATATCACCTACACGATAGCTCAGTGTCAGATTCGCCAATTTCAGGTAATCGCCTTTCTCCAGAAATCTTGTAGAAGGAGCAGATGAATTAGAAGTAGATTCTTTAACGGAAGTATCGAAGAATGCTGATCCGATATTTCTGGAAGACAGGTTACTTAATCCTAATGTTGTCGCTGCAGTATTGTTGAACAGGTAGTGCCCCATAGCTCCATTCAGATTGGCTGCCAGAGAAACTTTCTTGTAAGATACGTTGGTTGAAAGACCTAACAAAGTAGTAGGATTGGGACTGTTTGAATAAAATTTGTTAATAGCAGGGTCATTTGCGCTGCTGATACTTCCATCAAGTCCACGGTACATACTCATACCTGTTTGCGGATCTATTCCCTGATAGTCTGCCAGATACCAGACGTTCAAAGGCTGTCCGTTAACCATTCGTTGTCCTAATACTCCAGAAAAACCTTGTCCTCTCAATGCTCCGGTTTCATAATAACCGACTAAACCGCTTACACTGTTTTTCAGGAAAGTAGCATTTCCGGTAAGGTCCCAGATCCAGTCCTTACTTTTAATGATTGTTCCTGTTAATGAAATTTCGACACCCTTATTTACAATTTCGCCATCCAGATTCACCCATATACGGCCTGTAGGTGCAGGTTGAGCGAGCGTCTGTTCAAATAAAGCATCTGTAGTTTTTTTGTTGAAATAATCAATTGATCCGTAAAGGCGATTCCCCAAAAATCCAAAGTCAATACCCGCATTGAAGGTCGTGGATGTTTCCCATTTTAAATCATCATTGCCGTAATTGGCCTGACTGATACTTTGATTACCAAAAATAAGTCTGTTTAATGAAGCTCCGGAAGGAAACTCCTGGTTCCCGGTTTTACCCCATCCCAATCTTAGTTTCAGTTGATTCAGATTTCCATTTGATTTAAGGAACTCTTCCTCTGCTATATTCCAGGCCAGTGCCAGAGAAGGGAACATAGCATATTTGTTATTCTCCCCAAATTTGGTTGAGCCGTCTCTTCTTACTGTAGCAGTAAATAAATAACGGTTCAGATAATTAACCCCACCACGTGCAAACAAGGATTGTAACTGATTTGTAGGGCTTCTGTATGATGATATTTCTCTCGTTGCAACAGGAGAATATTGCATATAGTCAAAATAATCAAGTCCCATATATCGGAATCCTCCGCCAAAAGATATGTTATTGTTGAAATTATAATCCAGATATTCATAGCCAACTACCGCATTCACATTCCAATCAGAATTAATCTGTTTGTTGTAAGACAGCATATGAGTCATCTGTAAATTGGTCTCTCCGTTATTTGAAATGAAAGCCTGTTCATTATTTACAGCAGAAGGATCAATGAGACCTGCTCTGTACATTCCCTGGCGGTTACCGGTTTGTCGCATGGCACTGTAGATAAACCGGTACTCCAGATCATCCGTGATTTTGTAATATGGAGCAATGTTAACCACCATAGTGTTGGTTACTGCCAGATCTTTAAAAGCTTCAATACTTGTTAAAGGATTACGGGTAGTGGTGCTTACAAAGGTCAGATTTCCCTGATCATCCCTGATCGGCCGTGTTGGGTTCCATTGCAGCGCTTGGGATATTACATTTCCTTCTGAACCTACCATTGCATTGATTGGTGCATATTTATTATCCATTTGGGTAAGAAATACAGAAAAATCGAGTCCCAGTCTTTTGTTTTCCAGGAATCTGAAATTACCGGTGAAGTTTGCTGTATATTTCTTTAGCTGTGATCCTTTTATAATACCATTTTGGTTTAAATAACCACCGGAAAGACGATATTTGCCGTGTTCGGTACCGCCGGATACATCTGCATAATAGTTTTGTGTTACAGCATTTCGTGTAATTGCTTTAAAAGCATCCTCTTCAGCTCCGAAATCTGCATTTGCAACTTCGGAAGGCGTGTAATAGTTTAATGCTTCCCGGAATCTTGCGGCAGTTAACACATCGGGATATTCACGCATGCTCGAAATACCCGTAGAAGCACCTACAGAAACTTCCGGTGATCCTATTTTTCCTTTCTTTGTTGTTATGATAACAACCCCATTCGCACCTCTTGATCCATAGATCGCTGTCGCAGATGCATCTTTAAGAATATCCATACTTGCTATATCGCCCGGATTGAGGTAGGTGAGTGGGTTACCCCGGTCTGATGAAAACCCTCCGCGTCCTTCCGGTAAAGGAGAATTTCCGGACATCGGTACACCATCTAATACAAATAATGGATTATTACTGGCTCTGATGGATGAATTTCCACGGATACGTACCGTCGTGGAACCTCCCGGTTGACCGGTGTTATTGATCACCATTACACCCGGTGTTTTTCCCTGGATTAATTGATCAGGGCTTGTCATCAGACCTTTGTTAAAGTCTTTCGCTCCAATTGTTACCATAGCACCCGTCAGGTCTTTTTTTCGGGCTGTTCCATATCCGATAACCACCACTTCATCCAGACCGTGATCCGAATTTGGCTCCATGGTTATTGTTATATCGTTACCGCTGATCGGCACATCTTTGGTGAGATACCCGATAAAAGAGACCTCAAGAGACTGTGCATCAGCGGGAATTTCTACAGAGAACGCCCCGCTTACACTTGAACTTGTAGCTATTGTGCTCCCTTTAACTTTAATTGTAGCACCTGCAAGAGGATTTGCATTTTCATCTACAACCTTTCCCGTCAGGACTCTTGTCTGAGCAACAACGATAAATGATACGAACAGTAATGACATCGTCAT
The Sphingobacterium spiritivorum genome window above contains:
- a CDS encoding RagB/SusD family nutrient uptake outer membrane protein, with translation MKLRSLIYITIAGSVVAGTVSCTKLNEEFKGELEEGTSNVEPGALLVTAYNSLNTPYQQEQRWVMQEVSTDAAMAPTRGGDWDDNGMHRAIHLHTWNADNGYMNNTFVSLGTTIYNAGNVLRYQPSAQQAAEARFIRALAMFDMLDLYGVVPLRQGASVEDFRIPPEVLQPQAAIDYMVKDLNEIINSLPANGPREAYVANKNAAKVLLMKIYLNKGTFLNRQAPSFAAEDMNQVITLAKEITASGAYTVSAAGKYFDNFAPDNDVKSTENIYTLFNKNGERGGNVDRTWNTIAHYNMNPGGWNGWCTLSDYYDKFADSDERRGIYYDYPADTTSNKSKGYHRQNVGFFAGQQYNWTTNRPLMARNPANAPLSFTREVTIRTSGATLETAGIRPMKYAFDYAVTGQRNNDWVVYRYSDVLLMQAEAILRGGTGAPGDALDLVNSIRTKRGVSSFTTLTLDALLDERARELYWEGWRRQDLIRFGKFLLAWQEKAADADPKTLVYPIPSQQIAVNPNLKQNTGY
- a CDS encoding zinc-dependent peptidase; this translates as MQYNPVVVVIIIFIIGIVLVYYVMKNVSNKKNISDNQSLGLTEIRAVLEDEVDFYKQLNPEEQLKFCHRVSYFLNTTRISAEKGVQIVNADKILVAASATIPLFHFENWSYENLDEVLIYPGTFSEKFNTEEGDRNILGMVGDGVLGRKMILSLSALRNGFRSGSGENTAIHEFVHLIDKADGETDGIPEYLIPKSLIHPWLKEMHKTISMIKRDKSDIREYAATNEAEFLAVTSEYFFQKPKLLKEDHPELFELLSEIYEKKDA
- a CDS encoding SusC/RagA family TonB-linked outer membrane protein is translated as MKKKLLVQCMMTMSLLFVSFIVVAQTRVLTGKVVDENANPLAGATIKVKGSTIATSSSVSGAFSVEIPADAQSLEVSFIGYLTKDVPISGNDITITMEPNSDHGLDEVVVIGYGTARKKDLTGAMVTIGAKDFNKGLMTSPDQLIQGKTPGVMVINNTGQPGGSTTVRIRGNSSIRASNNPLFVLDGVPMSGNSPLPEGRGGFSSDRGNPLTYLNPGDIASMDILKDASATAIYGSRGANGVVIITTKKGKIGSPEVSVGASTGISSMREYPDVLTAARFREALNYYTPSEVANADFGAEEDAFKAITRNAVTQNYYADVSGGTEHGKYRLSGGYLNQNGIIKGSQLKKYTANFTGNFRFLENKRLGLDFSVFLTQMDNKYAPINAMVGSEGNVISQALQWNPTRPIRDDQGNLTFVSTTTRNPLTSIEAFKDLAVTNTMVVNIAPYYKITDDLEYRFIYSAMRQTGNRQGMYRAGLIDPSAVNNEQAFISNNGETNLQMTHMLSYNKQINSDWNVNAVVGYEYLDYNFNNNISFGGGFRYMGLDYFDYMQYSPVATREISSYRSPTNQLQSLFARGGVNYLNRYLFTATVRRDGSTKFGENNKYAMFPSLALAWNIAEEEFLKSNGNLNQLKLRLGWGKTGNQEFPSGASLNRLIFGNQSISQANYGNDDLKWETSTTFNAGIDFGFLGNRLYGSIDYFNKKTTDALFEQTLAQPAPTGRIWVNLDGEIVNKGVEISLTGTIIKSKDWIWDLTGNATFLKNSVSGLVGYYETGALRGQGFSGVLGQRMVNGQPLNVWYLADYQGIDPQTGMSMYRGLDGSISSANDPAINKFYSNSPNPTTLLGLSTNVSYKKVSLAANLNGAMGHYLFNNTAATTLGLSNLSSRNIGSAFFDTSVKESTSNSSAPSTRFLEKGDYLKLANLTLSYRVGDIGKTLKNLNVSLTGQNLFIITKYTGFDPEVNTDGANNGIPSLGIEYLPYPPARNILFGVNFSL